One segment of Leptodactylus fuscus isolate aLepFus1 chromosome 7, aLepFus1.hap2, whole genome shotgun sequence DNA contains the following:
- the LOC142212706 gene encoding B2 bradykinin receptor-like, whose product MISDEPNVTMTMLTKTTESQKNECVVLGQFEWLFTYQPPYMWFIFVLGFIENLFVISVFILHKSRCTVAEIYLGNMAAADLIFVSGLPFWAIYISKKFYWPFGGFLCVAVNSLIQLNLYSSIYFLMMVSVDRYLALVKTMSVGYLRRTWWAKVNCAIIWMFAVVLSIPTIIFRKVMYIKDFNTTACVTDPPSLYWHLATNVTLNLVGFLVPLVVITFCTLNIICVLRNNAMQQFKEVNNEKKATMLVLSVLLVFIVCWLPFHVSTFIDILEFFEVFPPCKVKSVNHIFNQISTYIGFSNSCINPVMYVMVGNHFRQKAIAVYSALLCRGSERRKTSFQMDDSTSTQISFAFGLKKKSIT is encoded by the coding sequence ATGATAAGTGACGAACCCAACGTAACAATGACAATGTTAACTAAAACCACAgaatcccaaaaaaatgaatgtgTAGTCCTGGGACAATTTGAGTGGCTCTTTACCTACCAGCCCCCATACATGTGGTTCATATTTGTCTTGGGTTTCATAGAAAACTTGTTTGTCATCTCAGTTTTTATACTTCATAAGAGTCGATGTACAGTGGCCGAGATCTACCTGGGGAATATGGCGGCTGCTGACCTAATTTTCGTCAGTGGTCTACCATTCTGGGCTATATATATCTCCAAAAAATTCTACTGGCCATTTGGAGGCTTCCTGTGCGTTGCTGTCAACTCCTTGATTCAACTCAACCTTTACAGCAGCATCTACTTTCTTATGATGGTCAGTGTTGACCGATATCTGGCTTTGGTGAAGACCATGTCTGTTGGTTACTTGAGAAGAACATGGTGGGCAAAGGTGAACTGTGCAATCATCTGGATGTTTGCAGTAGTGTTAAGCATTCCTACCATAATATTCCGGAAAGTGATGTATATCAAAGACTTTAATACCACTGCCTGTGTTACAGATCCCCCATCTCTATACTGGCATCTTGCTACAAATGTCACCTTGAATTTAGTCGGCTTTTTGGTGCCACTGGTTGTCATCACCTTCTGTACCTTAAACATTATTTGTGTTTTGAGGAACAATGCAATGCAACAGTTCAAGGAAGTCAACAACGAGAAGAAGGCAACTATGCTGGTGTTGTCCGTACTACTGGTCTTCATAGTATGCTGGCTCCCTTTCCATGTATCCACTTTTATTGACATATTGGAATTTTTTGAAGTCTTCCCCCCCTGTAAAGTAAAATCTGTTAATCATATTTTTAACCAAATCTCTACTTACATTGGCTTCAGCAACAGCTGTATCAATCCAGTCATGTACGTCATGGTTGGGAATCACTTTAGGCAGAAAGCCATTGCAGTATATAGTGCGCTTCTATGTAGAGGAtcagaaagaaggaagacatcaTTCCAGATGGATGACTCTACTTCAACGCAGATTTCTTTCGCCTTTGGACTTAAGAAGAAATCAATTACTTAA